tagaaaagagagggagagggggagAGGTGTAATACCTGCATACTTTCCAACAAAGGCCGACATGCTAAAGCTTTTTCAAGGATGGATATCGGATAAAGAATGAcgaaaagagaaaaatgcaaaaacaagcTTTCACAAGCACCACTCTATATAGATCATCTTCAATAGAATATACCAAAAGAAATCCACCCCACAAATCTCAACGCGTGTCAAAAGATTGGCCCAACACAGATTATCGTCCCTGGATAAAGCAATGGGTGATCAATGTCTCTGCCAAGTGGCATTTCGTATTATTATATCTTAGCTTGTGCACCCTGAAGTATTGTGTGGAAAAGCTCCTCCCTCATCTGCAGCTTGCTCCCTCCAAAATTTGAAGAGGTAGATGCTTACATCTTTGTCTCAACCAataatttttaaccattaaTGTCAATGTCCCTTCTAATTCATTTCGGcttcattttttgaaaaatgccCTGCTATAGTAGAGgggaagaaacaaaaggaaaaatgcAGCCAGGGAGAGAAAATCTGCATACcacaataacaacaaagaatCGAGATAGGATATTCAAACCCTAGCTGAACCAAAATAACGATTCACCATATAATTTTATCACCATATATGAGATAAAATATCTGGGTTCACAGTTACATATATTAATGGGGAGGCTGTCACCATCAAGTTTCGAGTAGGTGCCTCTAATCACCAATCACTTTCCTCTGAGCCATGCTAACTGAGTAACTCTTTGGTTGTGGATTtattgcactttttttttttccttggagaAACCCTCTGCCCATAGAACTAAGGTGACAGAGAATCAACACCACCTCTGTGactcagttttgttttttaaaaaataaacatatagaAATGGAAGGAAGAAACTATAGGTTTGATTTGAGTCAAAAATTGTTCAAAACTGAAAGCGCACAACTCAGCACATAAAGATTCCGGCAGGTCGGCTGCTCGCTCTCTGCAGATTAATCAGCGCCGCCCTTAATAACTCTATTGTGTTTGGGCCACCACTAGTTCGTCGTCATCGTCGTCTGTGCCAAAATATCTATCTCCAAACTCACCCATGCCAGGTACGACACGGAAATCTTCATTCAAGCCAGTTTCAATCTCAGAAGTTACAATCTTTATTCTTGGGAATCTTTTGCAAACCACATGCACTCCCTGGGGTGCCTGGTGGAAATAAACATCATATTTGTAATCAGAGAACTGGAAAGTCCAAAATTAATGTCTACTGATGAGTCACGTAAATATGAAACCAAAAATTCGATCTCGCTTACAGAtatgagattaagaaaaatgataTTGGATTCTGGCACACCCTTGCTAATAAGTAAAGAAATGGCCTGAACAGCTGAATTGCCTGAACAAAAGGTAGAAAGTCATGTTAATACCAATAAGCAGTGCAAGCCATATATTCAGTCAGGTAATTTGCTATAATATTCAGATTCAAACTTGAATTGAATATAGAAGCTACTATCTTTTATGCTGTATGCCAGTAGAGGATGATGGGGGATAAGCTGTAGCCAAGTTCAAGGGAGTAAGTGCTTCTCCATCAagttacaataataataaataaaaaaagggcaaGATTTTGTGAGTCCTTGAATgcagtaaattttttattattactaatgtattccaaaacaaaaatctatagAGGAAACAATCCAACCTGTCCCTAGAATGGGATCCAATAGCAACACGTGTCTATCCAAGATATCTTGTGGTAACTTTTCATAGATAAGCTGCCAAATCATTGAAGCGTTAAGAATAGTCAGAACTCAGAGATTGTATGCCACACACAGATATCAACTCAAGACACGcttgaaaacaaaagagaagagcCTTCACAAACCTGCTGACCATTGTCACCTTCCCTATGAATAAGAATCTTCCCAATCTTGATGCCTTTACAACATGCTCGTAGAGCATTCTCCATACTCTCGCCACTGGTGTCAATATAAGAGAGATAAGTGGTTGTTTTTCATTCCACTGGGAAAGATGCAGGAGAAGttcataaaaaaagtaaaaaatatgaaatgattGCTATCGTGGCTACAGATTCCAATACCGCTCCTAATTCTCTTCCTCTAACTAAGAAACTAgaacaatcaatcaatcatgATGCTACCATTCATGTGACCACCACATTGAGCTTTAGAAATTAACACAACCTAGCTTATTGTTGGTTTCATAGTACTCTTGCATAATATTATCAGGAGAGGAACTTCACTATAACTGCAGTTGGTATCAATCATACAGAAAGAAAGATCAATGTTATATAGCTGACTTATTGCCATTGCCCATGGTATTCGATCTCATGTGCAGCTTGCAATAGAAGATGCAGGGGAATAAAACATGCAAGTAAATCAAAATGTTAAACAGACAATGGAACATATCAATCCCTTGCTTCAAGAATTGAGATCGTAAGAGAACCTCCTAATAATGGAGACACCACATAACCGCTTACAAAAATCCACACCAGTGTAAACAGACCCTGCATCACACGGGAAAAAAATGTAGTGAAAACCAAGATCCAAGCAGtttaatttacaaaattaaaaaacaagctcAAACAAGAGAACTATGGACCCATCACTTGAAAGTATGAAATGAGTGGAAATAAGCCATATGCCTAATCTTGCAGCTATAAACGTACCATCACAAGTAAGATATGTTCTGTTACCAGGGTGCCAACATGCACATCATCCATGTTATAGCTATCTAGTAAAGAGAAAGTataaacctttttatttgtagaaaaaacatcaaatatttCTCCAAGATTTCATCTCTCATTGACAAAATAAATACCAGGTAAGAGTGAACTAGAAATCAACTGGATAGCCTAAAGATTCTCAGAACATTGAGAAACATCAGCTTACCAGTGGGAGTGGTCACCTGCTTTTCTGTAAATGGTAGATGTCCCAGACCATGTTCAACAACCTGGTAAATGAAAGAGATTGGACAAGTGAACAAActgaataaaagaaaaggccaCTATATCCCACTCTCAAGAAAGAAACAtactaaaaaaactcattaagaAAACATAAACCCACCAAACGAATCAATCTGTcagcataaaaaacaaagtcatGTTTTGTTGTCTGGGAATCACGTATTAGGGTATGCATACCACGTATCTGCATGAGACAAGTAATGATTGTTGGATGAGAATAAGCAAAATACAGTACAGTACACAGAGCCAGAAAAGCTGGTAATATGTTCTTAATCAAGATTAATTAGATCTCCATTAGAATTCATATCCCTTTGCCAGGTTAGATTGGTGTGTAAGAAGCCCCACCTGAAAAGTTGATTGAATGACATATAAGTTGGGATATATTTTACACAAGTCATGTTGGCCAAGCTTCGTACAAATATGTTGCACAATCAAATCAATGGCTACATGATTATCTCCCCCGCGAGGAATGATGATGTCAGCATACTTCTTTGTTGGGAGTATGAAGTCATCAAAAGCAGGCTTCACAAATTTTGAGTactgcatcaaaataattctatTACTTACTACCAGAGGAAGGTAATACACCATGATAGCAATTTAGATGAGATGAAACCTAGCCTCACTTGCATAAAAGGCTTTCTATTGGTTTACTTTAAGATTCTCTTCATCTCTAAATAAGTATCATAATtcatcaagttaaaaataacaaggaaaacaTAAGAAATCACGTGTTGTTGTTAAAGATGGAGTCAACAAAGGAAGAGTGAGTTTACAcataaactcattttttaacataataaaagtATAAAGGAAGAATGACAGTGATTTTGGGATAGCATGggtagaaattaagaaaaaatcagtGGATAAAGAAAAGGGAGTATTAGGAGTGCACTTCCTATCTCTCTTCTCCAAGCCTCACATGTTCTAAGTTGAATAAATTGGATGGGGAACAGGCTGTAGATCTAAGaagttcttcatttttttcctttctcttttctcaCCATATTTAACAACCAAGcaaccaaaaagaagaaaaaaattatatttcctgGATTTTAGTTTCAATAAAACTGTAAGAGAACAATGCAAGAAACGAAAGAACAATTCCACTTTTAGGCTCCCATTAGTTCAAGATTCAAACCTACGAAATAAAAGGTCTCTAACCTGATCAAGTACTGTGCCAATATCTCTACTCTTCTCAACAGTATCACGCCTTATTCTCCTTGCCAGACGTACATCAGCATCTGCACTGAAAATTGAACAATGTCAAGCAATGGTGCTAGCAACATATAAGATGCGTTTGTGTCGTatattcaatcattttataaGGAACATCAGAACCTATTggttacaaaacaaaacagaaagaaaaatggcaagaaacaacataaaattgTTACGGTTTGGAGAAAAACAGGTAGGGTGTAAACATTTtgttgaaggaaaaaaaccaattGCTACTTGAGACAACCTGAGAAAGATAGGttgccattaaaaaaactcCAATAATAAGGCCAGTAAGGTAAGGATTATGACATTTCTCAGAAGGCTACAACTAAAATATAACATGGCCTATAGGTTATATGCTTTTTATGAAACCACATCTTCACACAACGTCCCCCTATAGATTATACACAGTGATGCAAAAGTTTAACTGATAGCTGGAAAACTAAATAACCTGTATCAACAAATAGCTTCATGTTCATCAACTCTCGAACACGAGGATCATGGAAAATTAGAATGCCTTCCAAGATTATAACATCTGAAGGATTGACCTGTAAAATAGTTGTAGTAATAAGAGTTCAGAATGTGATGCACATGGAAGGATTAAATTCTATCAGTCCAACTACAAGATCAGAGATGAGTTCGAATAACAATGCTGTGCAAAGACATCATGGAAGAAGTATTCAAATTCACTATGTAGAGAAATATCAGTATGGCAAAACACTGGTAAGTGTAATATAGCTTGTACAACTGAAACATAAAAAGAGACATTTGTCCACCAATGATTAATATGAAGGTGCCCATCATACTTGCACATGTACACCCAGGTCACTGACAAAGACTACAATCAATACAGTGGAAAAGAGAAACCGCTAACTACTGAAGtctccagtttttttttttttttggttatattAATAGTTCcctaaattcaaaaaagaactcaattaagagaaagaaaagggaggAATCCAATTATGCACTGTAGTATAGTACAATCATAATAGTAGTATTGttccctttagtttttttacctttttgtaGTTCTAACATGTAGAATTTTTTTGCCTGTAACATTACATGTTGGACAATATACGCAACagaacacaaaatcaaacacaaggTAAAACCCAAAATCTAGCTATAAGCAATTTCATGGTTTCACCAGCAATCTCCTTCGACATTAAgaattttacaaagaaaatggCAAGTGAACATAAAGCCAAACAATACATTTGCCACTATCCAATTAATGTCCCATCAAGCAATGTCTAAGACTCTCAGAAGGGATGATTTGGGATAGTCCTACCTTCAACATATTTGCATGAAATGGCTGCTCTCACAACTCCTTTGGCAACCTTATGGTTACAATCTAACGACTTTACCCTCACTAAATAATGCCCCCCAGAAAATATATATCCATGTAGAAAACAAAGCTTTCAAGTAAATACCAcataaaaatcttacaaaattctGAAGAACACTTGATATGATAGTACAGAACCAAAGTGTTTCTGTAGCCAGGATCAAATTGCAAGATATCCCCAATGGGATTTGGCATAAATCAAACAGAGTTATCTTTTACAAGACAAGGGGAAAATAGGAAAAACTGTACCCTTCTTGCtggaaaaacattgtttttgtaACTCTTGAAGTCATATTTTGGAATATCTACTGCTTGCCCATGCCTCAATTTCTCCATAGCACATAATAGTTGCTCAGTGTCAAATGCATCTGACAATAAGAGAAATATTATGCTAAAAAACAGGGTGAAATAGCATCCaccacacaaaaaaatttatccccGCCATTTCAATGAACTTGGCAAGAATTATGTCCTTAAATGCCCCACTAGAGATGTACATTACAGAATGTTCCCGTTTGGAAGATGAAATGAGAAAGAAGGAAGCTCAGAGCATGACAAAATAGCAAAGCATTTTCTGGCTTTAGTGGGtatagtttttttctcaccAAGAATCAAGTAAAAGAGCAGGCCTATTTTGGATAATGACAGTGTAAGAGGAAATACACACCAATCATTGTATCCAAGATCCCTCAAATAGCAAAATGTATCTTAGAGAAGTCTACTCACCAGGATGGTCAAAGTTATACTCATGAACTCTTGTAAGTTCCTCTTCAGT
This is a stretch of genomic DNA from Populus alba chromosome 11, ASM523922v2, whole genome shotgun sequence. It encodes these proteins:
- the LOC118029466 gene encoding uridine kinase-like protein 3 isoform X1, whose amino-acid sequence is MDAKSVEDMIEASSGVHFSGFHMNGLELRNTEVGHPTTLAAEEMHKQPFVIGVAGGAASGKTTVCDMIIQQLHDQRVVLVNQDSFYHDLTEEELTRVHEYNFDHPDAFDTEQLLCAMEKLRHGQAVDIPKYDFKSYKNNVFPARRVNPSDVIILEGILIFHDPRVRELMNMKLFVDTDADVRLARRIRRDTVEKSRDIGTVLDQYSKFVKPAFDDFILPTKKYADIIIPRGGDNHVAIDLIVQHICTKLGQHDLCKIYPNLYVIQSTFQIRGMHTLIRDSQTTKHDFVFYADRLIRLVVEHGLGHLPFTEKQVTTPTGSVYTGVDFCKRLCGVSIIRSGESMENALRACCKGIKIGKILIHREGDNGQQLIYEKLPQDILDRHVLLLDPILGTGNSAVQAISLLISKGVPESNIIFLNLISAPQGVHVVCKRFPRIKIVTSEIETGLNEDFRVVPGMGEFGDRYFGTDDDDDELVVAQTQ
- the LOC118029466 gene encoding uridine kinase-like protein 4 isoform X3; the encoded protein is MDAKSVEDMIEASSGVHFSGFHMNGLELRNTEVGHPTTLAAEEMHKQPFVIGVAGGAASGKTTVCDMIIQQLHDQRVVLVNQDSFYHDLTEEELTRVHEYNFDHPDAFDTEQLLCAMEKLRHGQAVDIPKYDFKSYKNNVFPARRVNPSDVIILEGILIFHDPRVRELMNMKLFVDTDADVRLARRIRRDTVEKSRDIGTVLDQYSKFVKPAFDDFILPTKKYADIIIPRGGDNHVAIDLIVQHICTKLGQHDLCKIYPNLYVIQSTFQIRGMHTLIRDSQTTKHDFVFYADRLIRLVVEHGLGHLPFTEKQGLFTLVWIFVSGYVVSPLLGVARVWRMLYEHVVKASRLGRFLFIGKVTMVSSLSMKSYHKISWIDTCCYWIPF
- the LOC118029466 gene encoding uridine kinase-like protein 3 isoform X2, which produces MDAKSVEDMIEASSGVHFSGFHMNGLELRNTEVGHPTTLAAEEMHKQPFVIGVAGGAASGKTTVCDMIIQQLHDQRVVLVNQDSFYHDLTEEELTRVHEYNFDHPDAFDTEQLLCAMEKLRHGQAVDIPKYDFKSYKNNVFPARRVNPSDVIILEGILIFHDPRVRELMNMKLFVDTDADVRLARRIRRDTVEKSRDIGTVLDQYSKFVKPAFDDFILPTKKYADIIIPRGGDNHVAIDLIVQHICTKLGQHDLCKIYPNLYVIQSTFQIRGMHTLIRDSQTTKHDFVFYADRLIRLVVEHGLGHLPFTEKQVTTPTDSYNMDDVHVGTLVTEHILLVMGLFTLVWIFVSGYVVSPLLGVARVWRMLYEHVVKASRLGRFLFIGKVTMVSSLSMKSYHKISWIDTCCYWIPF